The following proteins are co-located in the Apium graveolens cultivar Ventura chromosome 5, ASM990537v1, whole genome shotgun sequence genome:
- the LOC141724951 gene encoding SPX domain-containing protein 4-like, with protein MKFGKEFRIRIEEILPAWRDNYLCYKTLKKILKRFPFTDDVEHRFLLRLHQELGKINDFYVDEEEELVIKFQDLNARIERVREIIRSGTRRTELHDVIIRILIDFFNIQAELVVLKNYCFLNYLGLTKILKKHDKRTGGGGSLRIPFIHLVRQQPYFTAEPLTQLLQDCEANLAFLL; from the exons ATGAAGTTTGGAAAAGAGTTCAGGATCCGTATAGAAGAAATCCTACCGGCATGGAGAGACAATTACTTGTGTTACAAAACCTTGAAAAAGATACTCAAACGTTTCCCATTTACAGATGATGTGGAGCACCGATTTCTTCTGAGACTTCATCAAGAACTTGGGAAGATTAATGATTTCTACGTGGACGAGGAAGAAGAACTTGTCATCAAATTTCAG GACTTGAATGCGAGAATTGAGAGAGTGAGGGAGATCATTAGGAGTGGAACGCGTAGAACTGAACTCCATGATGTGATCATTCGTATTCTTATTGATTTTTTCAACATTCAAGCGGAGCTGGTGGTGCTAAAAAACTATTGCTTCTTAAATTATCTCG GACTAACAAAGATACTGAAGAAGCATGATAAACGAACTGGGGGAGGGGGCTCATTGCGTATTCCATTTATCCACCTGGTCCGTCAGCAGCCCTACTTCACAGCAGAACCTCTGACACAACTACTCCAAGATTGTGAGGCAAATCTTGCCTTCCTCCTCTGA